The Ahaetulla prasina isolate Xishuangbanna chromosome 4, ASM2864084v1, whole genome shotgun sequence genome has a window encoding:
- the TRIL gene encoding TLR4 interactor with leucine rich repeats yields the protein MEPPPLLFQFRVLLMQLLLAHSLLVLLLPAVAPICPESCDCQQQQHVLCTNRGLRSVPKAAEPQDILTYSLGGNFIANVSALDFHRLVALQRLDLQYNRIRSLHPKAFERLGRLEELYLGNNLLASLAPGTLRPLAKLRVLYINANEISYLSTASFAGLGNLIKLRLDGNLLASLSDATFSGLTNLLYLHLEANQIRWLSRNAFAGLGKLRFLDLSGNQQNLLRHPDTFRSLRLLSTLLLSGNDMQQLGKGLFQHLSNLARLSLSGNRLTWLAVEAFAGLGSLKELHLEGNLLSQLSATLFQPLQSLEVLDLSNNLLTTLPAGTFSPLNKLRELSLQGNALASLPGDLFTSNSALYRLELDGNPWSCDCHLRGLKQWLASWHSQGRLLTVFVQCHQPPALAGKYLDYLEDVQLFLLSNGSCLEGLTSASPGGNGNSNLDLGLDKQSSPPSASTGLLTGSQKMVPEKGSWNVETNPTTLLPNFLISTRSPSVLAAAWPRRAGKHHLVSSVSSTLPLVTDPCDFNKLFLYNLTVDTVTESAVTVHWGVRPHRSPRLLGPVRFRVLFDRFGATIKFQRFVYLPEWNEPVATLRELRPDTPYLVCVEGVMGGRVCPVAPRDHCAGLVTLPEEGVGAAVAAMAGGTQSLDQQLLTLVLLAVNALLLFLALAAWTSRLVRKKVLGCRRRKAASPVHVRQMYSTRRPLRSMGTGVSTDFSGFQSHRAPRSAVCALREADLIEFPCERFMDSNTAGNSSVLRGEDNLLQRFAD from the coding sequence ATGGAGCCGCCGCCGTTGCTGTTCCAGTTCAGAGTCCTCCTGATGCAACTGCTGCTCGCCCACTCTCTCTTAGTTTTGCTTCTGCCGGCGGTGGCGCCCATCTGTCCGGAGTCATGCGActgccagcagcagcagcacgtcCTCTGCACCAACCGGGGACTGCGGTCTGTGCCCAAGGCCGCCGAGCCGCAGGACATCCTCACCTATAGCCTGGGCGGCAATTTCATTGCCAATGTCTCGGCTTTGGACTTTCACCGCTTGGTGGCGCTGCAGCGCCTAGATCTGCAATACAATCGGATCCGTTCGCTCCATCCGAAAGCCTTCGAGCGCCTGGGGCGTCTGGAGGAGCTTTACTTGGGCAACAACCTCTTGGCTTCCTTGGCGCCGGGCACACTCCGCCCGTTGGCTAAACTGCGAGTCCTCTACATCAACGCTAACGAGATCAGTTATCTAAGCACGGCTTCTTTTGCTGGTCTAGGAAATCTGATCAAGCTGCGGCTGGACGGCAACTTGCTAGCCTCTCTGAGCGATGCCACCTTTTCAGGACTAACCAACCTGCTGTATTTGCATCTGGAGGCCAATCAGATTCGTTGGCTGAGTCGTAATGCCTTTGCTGGTCTTGGCAAGCTTCGCTTCCTTGACCTGTCTGGCAACCAGCAGAATTTGCTGCGCCATCCAGACACTTTCAGGTCTTTACGCTTGCTTAGCACCCTCCTGCTCTCTGGGAATGACATGCAACAGCTCGGGAAAGGACTCTTCCAACATCTCTCCAATTTGGCCAGGTTGTCACTGAGTGGAAACCGCCTGACGTGGTTGGCAGTGGAAGCTTTTGCTGGTCTGGGGTCATTGAAAGAGTTGCACTTGGAAGGGAACCTGCTAAGCCAGCTGTCTGCCACCTTATTTCAGCCTTTGCAAAGCTTGGAGGTGTTGGATCTGAGTAACAACCTCCTCACTACCCTTCCTGCTGGCACCTTTAGTCCCCTAAATAAGTTGCGGGAGCTCAGTTTGCAGGGAAATGCCCTGGCCTCCCTGCCTGGAGACCTCTTTACCTCCAACTCAGCATTGTATCGCTTGGAATTGGATGGGAATCCCTGGagctgtgattgccatttgcgagGGCTGAAGCAGTGGCTGGCATCCTGGCATTCCCAGGGCCGTCTCCTGACTGTGTTTGTCCAGTGCCACCAGCCACCTGCTCTGGCTGGGAAATACCTTGATTACTTAGAGGATGTGCAACTCTTCTTGCTTTCTAATGGCTCTTGTTTGGAAGGGTTAACATCTGCAAGCCCTGGAGGCAATGGTAACTCTAATTTAGACCTGGGCCTGGATAAACAGAGCTCCCCACCTTCTGCTTCAACTGGGTTGTTAACAGGGTCCCAGAAGATGGTACCCGAAAAGGGAAGTTGGAATGTAGAGACCAATCCAACCACCCTATTGCCCAACTTTCTTATCAGTACTAGGTCTCCCTCTGTACTTGCTGCTGCCTGGCCTCGGCGAGCAGGAAAACACCACTTGGTCTCCTCAGTGTCTAGTACCCTTCCTCTGGTCACCGATCCATGTGATTTTAACAAATTGTTTCTGTACAACCTGACAGTGGATACTGTCACTGAGAGTGCAGTGACAGTGCACTGGGGGGTCCGCCCTCACCGCAGCCCTCGCTTGTTAGGGCCAGTGCGGTTCAGAGTCCTTTTTGATCGCTTTGGCGCTACCATCAAGTTCCAGCGCTTTGTTTATCTCCCTGAATGGAATGAGCCGGTAGCTACTCTGCGAGAATTGCGTCCGGATACCCCATATCTGGTTTGTGTGGAGGGAGTGATGGGGGGCCGGGTTTGCCCAGTGGCACCACGGGACCACTGTGCAGGGCTGGTTACTTTGCCTGAAGAGGGTGTGGGAGCAGCAGTTGCTGCAATGGCTGGGGGGACCCAAAGCTTGGACCAGCAGCTCCTCACCCTTGTGCTACTGGCGGTTAATGCACTGCTACTCTTCCTGGCTTTGGCAGCCTGGACTTCCCGCCTGGTGCGGAAGAAAGTCCTAGGGTGCCGTCGGAGAAAGGCAGCCTCGCCAGTCCATGTTAGGCAGATGTATTCCACCCGGCGGCCCCTCCGGTCCATGGGGACTGGTGTCTCCACTGACTTTTCTGGCTTCCAGTCCCACCGTGCACCACGTAGTGCTGTTTGTGCCTTGCGTGAGGCTGACCTCATTGAGTTCCCCTGTGAACGCTTCATGGATAGTAACACTGCAGGGAACAGCAGTGTTCTACGTGGAGAAGATAATTTGTTGCAACGGTTTGCAGACTAG